Genomic DNA from Corylus avellana chromosome ca4, CavTom2PMs-1.0:
ATTTCATAGGTTTTCAATAGAATTTCCTCTTTTGTCAGCAGTTGAATTTCTTCTGCCTCTGGGAAGAAATAACTCCTATGACGGATTTACCATTTTGCCGTTCTCTAGTATTTCTGGAAAAAAGGgataacatattttttatggTGTCAAGATTCGAGAAATCCCCCCAAGCAAGGAAGTCTTGCATGGTGtcatcatttcttttttggttttttcttttcttttcttttcttttcttttcagataggtaataaaattaaattaaaaggcaataaattttttggtagttttgtaGGTCTACTTACTGAGGTTTCAAGATCCTAGGaaacttttttttcctttaataggTAAGATCCTATATTATTGACCCTTAAGTACTTTTTGAGTCCTGCAGGAACATTTTTCTATTAACTGGGGATCGGATAAGATCCTATAACTTATCCGATCTGGCAAACAATACAGCATATTATTTGAGATAACAAAAGGGGTATTCAAGGAGTTGGCTCACAAGCATAGAAACATAGGCATGTACACAATGTTAACTTCTACCATAGAGCTCCAATAAGTTACAGAATTGGTATTTCATAGGTTTTCAATAGAATTTCCTCTTTTGTCAGCAGTTGAATTTCTTCTGCCTCTGGGAAGAAATAACTCCTATGACGGATTTACCATTTTGCCGTTCTCTAGTATTTCTGGAAAAAAGGgataacatattttttatggTGTCAAGATTCGAGAAATCCCCCCAAGCAAGGAAGTCTTGCATGGTGtcatcatttcttttttggttttttcttttcttttcttttcttttcttttcagataggtaataaaattaaattaaaaggcaataaattttttggtagttttgtaGGTCTACTTACTGAGGTTTCAAGATCCTAGGaaacttttttttcctttaataggTAAGATCCTATATTATTGACCCTTAAGTACTTTTTGAGTCCTGCAGGAACATTTTTCTACAATCAGATAggtaataaaattaaattaatctgAGGTTTCAAGATCCTAGgaaactttttttcctttaataggTAAGATCCTATATTATTGACCCTAAGTACTTTTTGAGCCCTTCAGGAACATTTTTCTACAATCAGTGTTCCCTATACTCTTCTCTTGGATAAATTGTTTCTTAGTTGAGGACCGTAACGCACAACCCTCTAAGAAGTACCCATGCCATCGGACAGCGAAACGAGAATATGCTTCCTTTTTCGTCCATTCATAGAATGGTATCAatgttattgatttttttttttttctaagtgaTCCTTTGTCTTTGGCTTCGTAAGAGAAGAAAACTTAACCCTACAATGAACCCCATTAAACCCTTCCCCCCAACATACAAATAGAGAACAGGCATCATCCTATGAGCCATCAAGACTCATAAGGAATTCAGTATTCCAACCTCTTCAATCCGAAGTCCTACTCTGCACAACCAATCAACAGATTATCACAACAAACATACAAATAATCagttatatatgatatatgttgGAGTTATTTTAATTTCAGATTAGGTTAATGTTCGAATGACAAAAGCACAAGTGATTTTCACGTTCTCACTGATCCCCTTCTTTCCTTGGTACTATAATTCCTATTCCCATCACTTCATTCCCTCTTTTGATCCATCTAAATTCTAGAACCACTATGACTTATACAGTGCCacgttttttttgttttttttacaagttaCAGTGCCACATTGTTTCACACTAACATAGCTATGGGCAAAGTGGTTATTGCTGGGCTGAAATAAGTTAGTTTAAGGGCAAAGATGGAAGATTAGGCATAAGGACTGGAATTAGTTAATGGTAAGTTTGGCAATAGAAAGGTCTGTTACTCTTTCCCATATGGAGACATTTTATTAGACGACTAAAGTTATAAAGCTTCTATCTAGAGTTTCCTTTAATCTGGGAAGAAACCGTGGGTGTCATTGTCTCCATCAAATTccatcattttcttctctttgttaTTCTTTACCTTAAACTCCAAACCCCAATGGCATATTTTAAAATGCATTTCTTTTCCAGCCTCTGAGAATCCACATGGAGATTCCTTCAGAACATACTCTTGACAATTAAAACTTGACCATAAGTACAGCAGTAatagaaaacattaaaagttATAACAACAATTTTTGTAACATGAAAATCCTACACCGTTTAACATCCAACAACATGGATCTACAACTTTTTCATCCCTAAAACCAACCATTTATGGATTAATGCCAAATTCCTATAAAGACAGTTAGCCACAAGTAGTTGGAaaggaacaagaaaaagagaaaaaaattattgttagttGTGTAATAAAAACTCATAAACCTAATAATCATTTTGAAATTTCCGTTAATTGTGAATAATGTAGCAACAAAAAATTCATGGAATACTTATCTCAAGAAGACAACTAGAATAGCTGTCAAGAATTGCAGTCacacataataaaaattcacagagataaaaaaaataaataaaaataaaaagcaaaccCCAACCAGCTTAATGGGAGTCAAAGCTTCCAACGGTGGTACCAAAACACTCACTGACCTCTTGCTGAAAAACTTAAAGACGCATTCAACATCACGATCAAAGTACCTGAAAAATGTGAACTTATTAAGAAATGAGAGTACATTATCCAACACATGAATGATGGATATCAAATACAGCAATTGGATATTATAAAAATCAATGAtcagaaagaaaatatatatatatatataggatgaaATTATGACGAAATTATGACACAGCATCTGAAGAGGCTCTTACATCTGTGCATTACGATGGTCTACAGATACCATCTGTGGAAAATCAATCATGGTTACcttctcatcatcatcaatctacaaagaataaaaattgagaagtcATTAATAGTTCACCAGCAAAGTGAATGAGGAAGCTGAtaagaaattttgaatataaatCATCAAATCAATCCACGATGAATAAATAACCATATATGACAGGTTAGGTAGACCcaatgttaagaaaaaaaaataagctcTTAAGATGCAAATAAATGGTGCTGCAGAAGGCCTTAATTGCATACCATAATATTGAATTCATTAAAGTCACAGTGAATGAGACCATGTTCTGCTAGACGAACAACAAGACCAACGATCCTTTCAAAAACCATATCTGGATTTTGCAATTGCTTAACCTGTACACTGCATTAGATAGAAATAACTGATAACATATAGTATTCCAGTGCTTTATGAAGCTAAAAtgttgtttttctattttgatAAACAAACCCAAGACATTTCAATAGAAAAGAGAAGGTGAACACAAGACAGGGAGGAGGGTTGAGAAACCAGTAGAGGACATGTAGGACAAACAGCAATCAATTCATAAGTAATGTAAGGCATATCAAAGAGCACAGAAgagcgcaaccctagtacacagaaAGTACACAAGGAAAcgcataattaaaaattaattctaaCTTTACTATTGAGTTCCTATGTCTGTGTCagtgttttttaattaagatataaACACTGTAACCTCAGAATCTGATTATAAATCAAGTAAAAAACTAGCAACTCTCTTCTCCATTAAAATCCCAATGAACTTCAAGAAGCAGGAAATTCCATCACATTTTTCCTCTCAAGAACATCAGCTCTGCTCCTTGAACTCTGATATGGTAAACATATGGCCATTTCACCAAATTCTTCCACCAACATTTGACAAGGATTCCTATCACGTGGCAACAGCAGGAAAACATATTTGTTTACAAGTGTATAAGAGTACACGAGATTGGCAGAACACCTTCGATGCTAAATATGGCTTGCACCAAATAGCTAACACAGAAGAATTTGTGCAAGGGGATTGCAGTCATGTCTGCATATGTGCAATGACAATGCTGCATGTTGCAGGTTATAGGTTATAGAAAATCTTTTGCAACTTTATGAGAACAATGTTTATGTATTGTTTGAAAGGAATCCCCCATTTTTTGTAGGCACTTCTCCTATTGAAATTTGGTGTCTCCTACATACAAATATACGACACTTGAGTCCACCTAGGTGCGACactggtttatttttttaacctaaaaatGTGAAGAGTTATGATTATTATGCATGTATGTGAAGAAACCTATACATGGTTAAAGTTCATTAAATTTTCCTTATGATTGTTTTACAATCTATGGTGTTTCAGCAGCCAGACAAACACGGAgacatataaaaacatatatgcCACCAATTCACATTAGATATGTCCCATATCTATATTTTCTGGGGTTGTATCTCCAACACCCATGCTTGTGATAATATGACACCCTGGTGTCCATGTCCACAAATCATTGGAATTTTCTTCAAAGTATGTATAAATGCATCCAAGACTCTATGTACATGGGGATGCATTTCTGTTTATGACAAACAGATTAGAACAAAATGTAATCACTAAATGCATGATGGACCAGTGTGCACACATAAGCTATAGTGATTTACGTGAAATACTTCCATTTCTTCTTGCTCTTTTGGAGTAAATGCTTTCCACATGTATTCTTGTTAATCAATCAATAATAAGTTGCATTAGGCCACAGCTAACCAATAATTAAtccaatagaaaatatttttgattttgattttgttcgCATTTGTGGATTGGGTTTGTCTTTCTCATTAAAGtagcaaatatttttttcctatctGAAGGTTAAATCATCAGGACAAGAAAGATGtacaacaaatcaaaatataaattggaaaagcaataaataaaatgaattagGAACACTTACAGAGGGTAACCTTGGACAAGTGACATAACCACACAATGCCTATTACAGTCCACGGCATTTGGAACAGGAAAACCATGTTCCTCCAAAGCCTAATTGAGCAAAACAGAAGTGTCAAGCCAACACCATCTAACACGACAATCAATCAACTTATAAGTAATAATCCAATCTCATAAAGGCAAATAACAGCAGTGAAGAACCTTCATAAAGGCAAACTCTTTGATGGCAGCAAGGCGGGACAAATACAGCCAACTGTAACTAGTACGATGCTGCAAGTAGTCACGCTTCGATTTGACAGCCCTAAAAGAAACTCTACCAAGTCGGTGCAATTTTATGGCTAGGATTGTACCATCTTCCTTGGCAACCTCAAAGATATCttgaagaaaacaaacaaacccatTACTAAACCCTATCAAATACCACCAACATTTGAATacttggaagaaaaaaaaaaaaaaaaggctttttgaATAGAAAGATAAGAAAAGATACCAGACTCTTTTCCAACCCCAATTTGACGACCAACCGCCATAAAAACTCCACGGTTAACCATTGTCTTAATAGCAAGAAAATCATAACCCAGGTAGGTGAGCCGAAATCCGTCATCTAGATGCACATAAGAAGATACAATAAGACCGGATATCGAAGTAAAAATGATCTGTGCTTTGTTCCATGTAATACATAAAGAGCAATGTCGAAAGCAGCAAACTCACATTTGGAAGAGTCGTGGTGCAAGAGCTTATGCTTGAGcaaatttttcaaaactttgtaAGTGCCCCCATGTCTACATGTATGCAAGTGTTTCATATACCCATtaaaatacatacatacatgcacTTCACGCATAGAAATATTACTGAATAACgaattaaaaatagaagaaaaacaaaaagagacaaCCGTACTTGAGAGAGGCTATGCGGTCGATAAGCTCGGCAGGTACAATTTCATGCTGAAACCAAAGGACATCAAACAGAATGCAAGCAACGGTTAGCAATTGAATCcaaagaatatataaaaaaaattaaaaaaaatatgcatagtAATTATACATTGCGCATTCCCATTTCGACGGCGGTGAGAACCCTAAAATCATCCTTGGAGAGATATCTCAAGACGTCTACGTTTAGCTTCATATTGTGACTTCTACTGCACCGCCTTGTTGGTTCTGAGGAACGAACGGAGAAGGCCGAAACGGCGGTTATCGGTTGGTTAAGGACGCGGCCACAACGAGAGACG
This window encodes:
- the LOC132177552 gene encoding uncharacterized protein LOC132177552, with the protein product MKLNVDVLRYLSKDDFRVLTAVEMGMRNHEIVPAELIDRIASLKHGGTYKVLKNLLKHKLLHHDSSKYDGFRLTYLGYDFLAIKTMVNRGVFMAVGRQIGVGKESDIFEVAKEDGTILAIKLHRLGRVSFRAVKSKRDYLQHRTSYSWLYLSRLAAIKEFAFMKALEEHGFPVPNAVDCNRHCVVMSLVQGYPLVQVKQLQNPDMVFERIVGLVVRLAEHGLIHCDFNEFNIMIDDDEKVTMIDFPQMVSVDHRNAQMYFDRDVECVFKFFSKRFNLSFQESPDDIDGSEVDTDESGRPRFSSIEKGPGSLDKELAASGFTKKDQEDMEKYTEGGIETDAGCSDEESEGGGHSSDSEFNGSSIGGVDSLQLQDQEEQTLNCDGEGRVEANQQNSEVGQSQTSGPETQDVGDEEEDNQTMDNNDAELTKRLRKQNRRVMASVRGGRKTVASRNSYKDKGGKSSHNSKMQKQLSGW